The window GTCGGCGACGCGTCGCCGATGGCGGTAATACAGCTGGTAGATTAATTAATGCCCGGCGCGGCACAATTTATACTCAGCGGAGCGGAGTTTTCCTATCCGGGCTCTTCCCGAAAGATACTTTCGGGAGTGGATTTGGAGATACGCGCGGGAGAGTGGGTTGCGCTCCTCGGCTCTAACGGCTCCGGAAAGACGACGCTCCTAAAAATATTAAGCGCCCTGCTTGCTCCAACGCAGGGCTCTTCTTTTATTTGCGGCGGGGGCTCGGAGCGCCCCGCCGCAAATAGGAGCGCGCGCTGCGCGATCGTCTTTCAGAACCCCGAGGATCAGATAGTCGCCTCGACGCTGGAGGAGGAGGCCGCCTTCGGTCCGGAGAACCTCGGCTGCCCGACTGAGGAGATTCGCGGAAGAGTCTCCGAGTCTCTTGCTGCGTGCGGCCTTGCCGGCATGGAGACGCGCCTCGTCTCGTCGCTCTCCGGAGGGCAGAAGCAGCGCCTCGCGCTTGCCGGCGCTCTTGCGATGCACCCGGCTGCGATACTGCTCGACGAGGCCCTTTCGATGCTCGACCCGCAGTCGAGGCGGGCCTTTACGGAAATAATAGCGGCGGAGCACGCGAAGGGGAAAACAATTGTCCAGGTCACGCACAGGCTCGAAGAGATTCGCGGCGCGGAGCGCGTGCTGATGCTCAAAGAGGGAAAAATCGCGCTCGATATGAGACGCGAAGACTTCTTTAAAATGAAGGGCTCCGAGCTATCGGAGCTCGGGCTGGATCTGCCTCCGCTGGAAAGGCTCTGCGAAGGGCTGAAGGGGGACGGCCTGCTGCCGGAAGGGTGCGCGCCGGAAATATGCGCCGTGGAGAAGTGTTTGAATGACGCTTTCGGTAGATAACATATCGTACAGCTACAACAAAGGGCTGCCTACGGAGTGCGAGGCGCTGCGCGGCGTCAGTTTCCGCGCGGAAAGCGGGATACTGTCGGTCATCGGCCACACCGGAAGCGGCAAATCGACGCTCGCCCAGCACCTCAACGCTCTGATAATACCGCAGTCGGGCAGCGTGACCGTCGACGGCGCGGATACTTCTGGTTCCCCGGCCGAGGTGCGCTCCGTGCGCAAAAAAGTCGGTCTCGTCTTTCAGTACCCTGAGCAGCAGATATTCGCCGAAAGCGTCGAAGAGGAAATATCCTTCGCGCCGAAGAATTGGGGGCTCGACGAAGAAGGCGTCAAAAAAAGCGTCGCGGAAGCGTTGGCCGCCGTCTCCCTTTCCGCGGAATTTCTGCCGCTGCAGCCCCATAACCTCTCCGGCGGGCAGAAGAGAAAAATCGCGATAGCCTCCGTCATAGCGGCGAAGCCCTCCTACCTCGTCCTCGACGAGCCGACCGCGGGGCTTGACTGCGTTTCCGCGCGCGAGCTGGAAGCGCTGCTCGCGAAATTCGCCGCGGAGGGGATGGGGATAATCCACATCACGCACGACGTAGAGCTAGCGCTGAGGATAAGCTCGGAAATATTGATTCTCGAAGAGGGGCGCGTCGTCTTTTGCGGCGCGCCGGAGGAGTGCGCGAAATTCCTCTGCTCCGCTCCGGTAAAGGGGCTCGTGCTGCCGGACGTCCTTGAGCTTTCAAAGAGGCTCGCGTCGTCGGGCGTCGTCGATAAGCTCGAATGGAGTGCCGAAGCTCTTCTTGAAAGGCTGAAAGAAAAATGGCGCGCGCGGACAAAGTAGCCTTTGGGCAGTTCATCCCCGCCGACACGCCCGTGCACGCGCTCGACCCGCGCGCAAAGATACTCATGACGGCGGCGGTCATCGTTCTCCTGTTCGTGACCCGCAGCGCCGCCTCCTTCCTGCTCTGGCTGCTGCTGCTCCTCTTCCTCTCGCGCCTCTCGAAAATTCCCGCCCGTACGCTCTTTTCCAGCGCGAAGCCCGTCTTTATACTGATCATATTCACCTCTTTGCTTCATATCTTCGCCACGCCTGGGGAGCTTCTTTTCAGAATTTTCGGCTTCAGCGCGACGAAAGAGGGATTTATGCTGGCCTTCCTGATTTCGCTGCGCTTAGCGCTGCTCGTGATGTATGCCTCGCTGCTGACTCTGACGACCTCCCCGGCGCGCATATCCGACGGGCTCGAAGGGCTCATGTCGCCCCTCGCGCACATAGGGGTGCCGGCGCACGACATAGCGATGATGATAACAATAGCGCTGCGCTTCATACCGACCCTCTTCGAAGAGACCTCGCGCATAATAAAGGCGCAGAAGTCGCGCGGCGCCGATTTCGAAACGGGAGGCCCGATAAAGAGGGCGCGCGCCTACATACCGGTGCTCGTCCCGCTCTTCGTGATAATATTCAGGCGCGCCGAAAACCTCGCGGTCGCCATGGAGGCGCGCGGCTACAACGGAGGAAGCGGAAGGACGAAGCTGAAGCCGCTGCACTGGCGCAGGAGCGACAGCGCAGCGATAGCGCTGCTCTCGGCGCTGTCGGCTCTGATAATATTCGGCGAAAGGTTCCTCGCGAAATGACGCGCTACGCGGCCGAGATCTCTTACGACGGCGGAAAATTCTTCGGCTGGCAGGTGCAGCCGGGGCTTCCCACCGTGCAGCTCGCGCTCGAAAACGCGCTTTCGCTCATCAACGGCTCGGCCGTCGCGGTTGCCGGCGCCGGACGCACGGACGCCGGAGTACACGCCCGGGCGCAGGTCTGCTCATTCGACATGGCGCGCGAATGGGAGCCGCGCCGCCTCGTCCTTGCGGTCAACGCGCATCTGCCGGAGGGTGTCAGCGTAATGCGCGCGGCCACGGCGCCGGAGGATTTTCACGCGAGATTCTGCGCGAAGGAGCGCGAATACAGATATTTCATATGGAACGAAAGCACCATATATCCGCACCTTGAGGGGCGCGTCTTCTGGCTCAAACAGAAACGCTTCGACTGGGGCAGAGCGGCCGAGGCGGCGAAATATCTGGCGGGCACGCACGACTTCGCGAACTTCTCCCACGCCGAGGAAAACGTGAAGGACACGTTCCGTACCGTCACGAGAATCCGCCTCTATCGGAGGCCGCCGCTGATAGTCTTTCAGATAAGGGGCGACGGCTTCCTGCACAACATGGTGCGGATAACGCTCGGCAACATGGAACTCGCCGCGTCGGGGCTGATAGAGCCGCACGAAATAACGGGGCTGCTCGACAGATCGAAGGCAAGGTCCGACGGCGGCAGGACCTACCCGGCCTGCGGCCTTTATCTGTGGAAGATAGGCTACCGCGGCGACATCTGGAAAAAGGCCGCGCCGCGTTAACCGGCGTTGAGATAGCTTTCCAGTCTCCTCAGGATCTGGCTTATATAGACCTCCCTCGCGCGCAGCGTCTGAGTGCCTGTGTGCGGCGTGCATACGACGCGGGGCGATTTATAAAAATCGAAGCGCGACGGCGCGCAGTCGTCGCAGGCGCCGCCCCCTCCCTCGGGGTAGCTCGCCGGATACTCGTACCACGGGTCGGCGGCGAAGCCCTTCAGCAAGCAGTTTTTTACCGCGAAGTCGAGGGCCTCCTCGTCGACGAGCCCGGCGCGCGCTATGTTGATCAGGTAAGCGCCCTTCATGAGCTCCAATTCCTCTTTTCCTATTATATGAAAGGTTTCGTCGTTCAGCTCGAGCGCCGCGAATATGACCTCTGCTCCGCTTATCGCCTCGCGCAGGTCGTCCGTCGTCCTGTCGAATAATCCGCCGCATTCCCTGCTGCGCTTGTCGAAGGCCGTGATATCGCATTTGAACGGGCGCAGGTACGACGCTATCATGCCGCCTATCCGCCCGGCGCCGAGAATCGCCGCCTTCGCGCCGAAGAGCGAATCCCAGTAGCTGTCGTCGAAGCTCCAGCTGTCGCGTTCCTTCATGTTCCTGTCGTGCAGCGCTATCTTCCCCATCACGGCGAGGGCGAGCGCGAGCGCGTGCTCGGCTACGATTTCCGGCGTGCCTTCGATGAAAAAGGTTTTTATCTCTCTCCTTTCGAGCTCTTTGACCGCGAATTTGTTTTTGCCGACTATCGGCGCGAATACGGCCTTAAGCTTCGGGTAGAGCCCTATCTCCTCCGTGGAAAGTTCCTCCGTGAGAACGACGTCGGCGTTCCTCTCCTCCTTCGACGTGAAGCGGTGGCGCGGGTTCGCTTTTGCGAATTCCTTTATGTGGCGCATGTAGATGTCGTTGTCCATGCCCTTTGCGTAAACGATCATAGGACGTCCTCCTTAAAAAAAGACGCGGGCCGAAGGCGGTCCGCGTCCATCAGTGCCGGCTGAAAGCGCGGCTTTTTAATTCTCGTTCACCTTGACTGCCGTCTTCGGCCCTTTCAGCAGGTCCGCCAGAGTGTTGCGCAGCTCGTAGAGGGAAAGGATCGCGAAGGAGGCCGGAATCGCCGCGAAAGCGTAGCGGTAGGGCATCCTAAGCGCGGGCGTCAGCCTGACTCCGGCGGCGGCTACGAATTGCATCCCTATCCCCAGGACCACGAGCGACGCGAGGAACATCAGCAGCTGAGCGACGAACGTTACGAATTTGTTGACGCTCTTCGGCATCATTTCCTTGAAGACGACGATGCTGACGTGTCCCCTCTGTGCCGCTATGATCGTGGTGCTCAGCAGGCAGAACCAGACCAGCATGATTTTCAGAAGCTCCTCCGACCATGTGAGCGAATCGTTCAGCACGTAGCGGTAGAATACGTGGGCCCACGCGATGACCAGCATCACGAGTCCGAGGAGGATCAGTATATACAGTATGACCTTGTACATACGGTTTATAAGTTTGTCAAATGCTGCCAGCATATGTCATTAACCTCTTTCTTAGCTTCCGCGCGGCGCCCGGCCGCGCGGCGGGGCTACTTCAGCCCTTTCAGCGTATCGGCCTTGACGGCGTTTACGTCTTTGAGGAACTTGTCGACGTATTCCTTGCTCGTCTCCTTCTTTACCTTTTCGATCACCACGGGCTGAGACTTCTTTTTAATCTCGTTCATCGCGGCGGCCGTCGGCGTGTTGATTTTCATGCCCTTTTGCTTGAGCTTCGCGAGTATCGCGTCTTCGCGTCCGGCGTTGACGAAGCGGCTGTAGTTCTGTCCGAGTATCGCTCCGACCATTATCGCCTCCTGATACTCCTTCGGTAGCTTGTTGAACCATTTCAGGTTGGCCACCAGCGGCATCCCGTCGTAGATGTGGCGCGTGAGGGAGACGTACTTCTGGACTTCGTACATGTTGAGGTCCCACATGTTGGCGATGGGGTTCTCTTCGCCGTCGACTATCTTCTGCTGCATCGAGAGGTAGAGCTCCGACCAGGGGACAGGCGTAGGGTTAGCGCCGAGGGCCGCGAAGTTCGCCATGTGCATCGGCGCCTGCATCGTTCTGATTTTCAGCCCCTTGAAGTCGGCTATCGTGTTTATCGGTTTGACCGAAGAGGTGACGTGTCTGAAGCCGTTCTCCATGAAGCAGAGCCCCTTGAGCCCGCTCTGTTCGAGCGAGTCGAGGAGGTCTCTGCCGACCTTGCTGTCCATTACCATCCAGGCCTCATTGTACGAATTGAAAAGGAAAGGGATGTCGAGGACGAAGAATTTCTTCTGGAAAGTCGTTACCGGTCCGATTGAGGCTGTAGCCATCTCCAGCGAGCCCGTCTGCACCTGTGAGAGCGATTCCTCCTCCGAGCCGAGCTGACTGTTCGGGAATATCTTTATCACGACGTTGCCGCCGGTCTTCGCTTCGACATAGCGCTTCATCACGTCGAGCCCTATCGTCTGCGGGTGGGTAAGCGAGTTGCAGGCGGAGATACGCACGTTGACCTTCTGTGCGGCCAGCGCACCTGACACCGAGAGCATAAGGGCCAAGATCGAGATGATTGCCGCCGTTGTTACTTTTTTCATTTTTGTTTCTCCTTCCGAGTGTTAGTTTATTTTTAATATCCGGCCAGTCTGGGCAGGAACAGTGAAACCTGTGGGACGAAAGTCACGAGCAGAAGCACGGCCATAGTCGCCGCCACGAAGGGTATGGCCTCCTTGACCGTGTCCTCTATCTTCACCCCGGCTATAGGGCTGGTGACGAAGAGCGTTATCCCGAACGGCGGGGTCGCGAGCCCCACTACGAGGTTGACGCAGATGACGAGTCCGATATGTATAGGGTCGATGCCGAGCTCCCACGCTATAGGAGCGATTATCGGCGCGAGTATGACTATCGACGCGTAGTCGTCCATGAAGCAGCCTACGACGAGCAGCACTACGTTCACGCAGAGCAGGAAGAGCCACCACGGCATCGCCGACATCGGCCCTATCAGGCTGTCTAAGACGCGCTCATTCGCAATAGCCCACGCCATCACGCTGCCGGCTCCTGAAAGTAGCAGCACGAGCCCGGTGGTGGAAGCCGCGTCGAGGAACATCTCCGGTATGTCCTTCAGCTTGACGGCCCTGTTGACGAAAAAGGCGAGGATGCCGCTGTAAAGCACCGCGACGGCCGACGCCTCCGTTATCGTGAATATCCCGCTGAAAATTCCTCCCAGGATGATCACAGGGAGCATCAGCGCCGGGAGGGCCTTCTTCGTCGCCCGCATCTTCTCTTCCCACGTCGTCCTGCGGTAAGGCTTGTAGCCGCGCTTCGCCGCGATCCTGTTCGCGATGATTATCTGAGCGCCTGAAATAAGTATGGCCGGCACGACGGCGGCCATGAAGAGCCCCGCTATCGACGTTCGCCCTACTGCCATACAGTAGAGAATCATCAGCACGCTCGGCGGCATTATCGGTCCCAAGAGCGACGCGGAGGACATTACGCCCGCCGAGAAGGCCGGAGAATAGCCCTCCTTCTTCATCATCGGTATCAGGAATACGCCGAGCGACGCGGCGGCCGCGACCGCCAGCCCGACTATCGAGCCCATCAGAAGGCTCGCGCCGATCGTCACCATCGCGATCGCGCCGTGGTAGCGGCCGAAGAGCGCGTTCACGAAATCAATGAGAGTTTCCAGAAGCTTGCCCTTGAGCATAAGCTGCCCGGTCAGCACGAAAAAAGGCACAGCCAGAAAAGAAAAGCTGTTCATCCCTTCGTACATTTTCTGCGCTATTACGATGATCGGGTATCCGGCTGCCAGCATGTATGCGAGCGAACTGATGATAAGGTTATAGGCTATCGGCACTCCTATGACCATCATGCAGAGAAAACAGATTACCAGTGTAAATAACTCCATTTAAATGCCTCCGGTGCGGCTTCAGTTTTTATTTTAGGTAAGGCTCGTTCCACAGCAGGAGTTTCTGTCCCACACCCTGCTTCAGCGCGCGCTGATAGAGCTCGAAGCCGCAGGCCACGTCGAAGACGGCCATGCCGCAGGCGACGAAGACGATGTTTTCCTCGTCGTTCGTCCTGCCGGGCTTTTTGCCGAGTATCACGTTGCCGATGTCGGTAGAATCTTCCAGCTTCGCGAGCTTGCCCTGATCGATCAGCGTGTATAGGGGGCCTCCGATGACCCCGGCGTAATAGCCGGCGACGTCTCCCGACGCGTAGGCCTCTTCGACGTAGGCTTCGTGAAGTTTGATGTTGTCATATACTATTTTGCTCTCCGTCCAAAGCTTGTCGTCGCCCTTCGCCGGGCCCGTCAGCATCAGCAGGACGCCCTTCTTGAGCCACGAGCTTTCGATGTGCAGTGGCTTGATGCGCGACGCCGCGACCGTCACTATGTCCGCGTCTTTGAGCGCGTCGGGAAGCTCGGATGCGGCTTCGGCTTTGATCCCGTATTCCTTCTTTATCCATTCGGCCAGAGCCTGCGCCTTCTCTATGAAGAGGTCGTAGCAGAAGACCTTTTCAACCTGCGGAGCCTGAGTGATGAGGTGGCGGAAGCAGGACTTGTTTATCGGTCCGCAGCCCACTACGGCGACGGCTTTAGAATCCTTGCGCGCGAGATGGCGCACCGCGACGCCGGGGATCGCGCCGGTCCTCGTCGCGCTCAGCAGGTTTGCGGACATATGGCAGAGCGGCGCGCCGGTCTCTTTGTCGTTTATAAGGACTGTGAGGATGGAGCGCGGAAGCCCTCTCTTGGTATTCGCGGCGTTTGAGCCGTACCATTTGTTTCCGCAGACGTCGAAGCGCCCGCCGAGGTAGGCCGGCATAGCGAAGAACCTTCTGTCCGGCCCGGCGACCGGCATATTCGGGAAAGGCGACTCCTTGGGGAAGATAATGCCCATGCCATGGCTGTTGTGGTTGCTGCCGCCCATCAGATAGTCACCCTTCGCAAGGAGAGTGAACACCTCCTCGCATACGTCGACCCAGCCTGGAGCGTCCATGATCCCGAGCTTTATCGTGTCCGGTTCGGACAGATAGATAAACTCGATCCTGTTATCCATTTGGCATCTCTCCTTAGACTTTATGAAAGATTTTGATTCGGCAAACGCCGAACACCGCTCATGCGGCACACAACAGAAACAGAGCCGCACGACGGTCTGTAGTCAAACTCCTAACATGCAACTCTGGCTCTGCTTCGCCTAATATAGGCACTGAACGTTTATTTTTCTATTAGATTCTTATTCTCTTTTATCAATATATTAACCGTGTAAGCACCGCAGCTTTGTAATGTATAATGTATAATAATCGCAATAGTGAAAGCAATAACAGATTTTCCGGAGCGCGTAGGGGGGCGCTTTGAGAAACGCGGCAGGGCATTGTGCAGAGGAGTGGTTTGTTTGAAATCGCGCCCGATACTTGTGGACGGAACGCTTCAGGAGCTCACGGAGCACGGGAACGACAGCTTTGCGATGTCGATGGACGAGCAGCATGTGAACGCCGAAGACTTCGAGGGCGTGCTCCACTGGCATTACGAGATACAGATAACGATAGTCGTCAGCGGCTCGGTCCTTTTCAAGACGCAGGACAAGGAATTCCTTATACACACAGGAGAGGGGATAGTCTTCAACAGCGGCTGCCTGCATGAGCCGGTCCCCGCCGAGGAGGGCGACTGCGCTTACGTATGCGTCAATTTCCATCCGAAGATAGTTTATGGCTATCCCGAAAGCCTGCTGCGGCACGCCTACGTCGATCCAGTGCTTTTTTCCGGCGAGCTGCAGGCGATCCCCCTGCGCGAAAAGCCGTGGCATATGGAGATTTGTACGATAATGAGGGAGCTGGCACGCGTCGATATGTCGCAGGCCTTCGGCTACGAGATTCGCATGTACTCGCTCGTGCTCCAGATGTGGTATCTTATAGTGCACAACAACGAAAGGCTTCTATGCAAGTCGACGCCGGTCAGCTTCTCCGAAAGGCAGCGCATAAAGGCGCTGACCGGCTTCATCCACAACAACTATATGGATGCGATATCCTTGGCAGACATAGCGGCATCGGACCACATAAGCAAGGGGGAATGCTGCCGCATATTCAAGCGCGTGACCGGCACCACGCCCTTTTCCTATCTTGTGAGCTACAGGATACGCCAGAGCATAAAGCTGCTCGCCATGACCGATCTGAACATCTCCGAAATAGCTCAGAACGTCGGCTTCGGCTCCGGCAGCTACTTTACGGAGTGCTTCAAAAGGGAAATGAAATGCCCGCCGCTGGCCTACAGGAAGAAGCTGGAGAAGAGCCGGGGCGACTCGCCGACGTCCATCACGTTTTCGGCAAAATCATCGTAATATTATCATTTTCTATCAAAATATTTATATTCGATTGACTTTTTGTCCTGCTATATATACTTTATCGACAGCTATATCAGATACGGCAAAGTATGTCCTTTTTTACTCTTAATTTTCTGGAGGGAATCGGCAATGCGGGAGAAGATCAGAAACAAAGACGTTCTGTTGTCGCACGGCGACAGGGAATCAAGGCGCATCGTCCTCGATATCACGGAAAAAACGCTGCGGCGCCTGGATGCGAAAGAGCGCATCAAAAGTATAATGACGCTCGACGGAGACACGCTCCGCATCGGGATAAAAGAATGGGACCTTTCTAAAAAAAAGAATATCTACCTGCTCGGCGGCGGCAAGGCGTGCAACCACATGGCGATGGCCGTCGACGAAATACTCGGCGACAGGCTCACGCGCGGCGTAGCGATCGTCAAGATCGCCGAGGATACGGACGTCTTCAACAAGACCGAAGTATACGTCGGCGGGCACCCTCTGCCCAACGAGGAGGGCTACCGCGCGAGCCGCATAATGCTCGACATCGTCGACCGCGCCGGCCCCGACGACCTCTTCATCGTAGTCATAAGCGGCGGGAGCTCGGCCCTTATGAGCTGCCCGATAGACGGCATATCGCTTGCCGACGAGATAGCGGTGACGGACGTCATGCTGAAATCCGGCGCGAATATATTCGAGATAAACGCGATCCGCCGCCACATCTCCCAGATGAACGGCGGGATGCTCGCAAAGCGCATAGAGGCCCGCGGCGCGGAGCTCATAGGCTTCGGTATAAGCGACGCCGTCGCCTCCCCGCCCACCGGCGACATAGGAGTCCCCTACGCGAAATACCGCGCTACGCCTATGGGCCCCGACCAGACTACGCTGGACGATGCGAGGCGCGTGATACGCGATTACGACGTCGCGGATAAGCTGCCGAAAAATGTCGTCGACTATCTGATGAGCGCGGGGTCGGAGCGTGAGACCCCGAAGGCCTTCCCGAACAACACATACTTCCTTATAAACACGCTGCCGGATTCGTGCCGCTACGCGAAGGAGGCGGCGGAGGAGATGGGGCTCGAAGCCCACATCCTGACCTCCTTCCTCGAAGGGGAGGCGAGGGACGTAGGCTCCGTCTTCGCGTCGATAGCGCACGAGATTCAGAGCTACGGCAATCCCTTCAAAGCGCCGTGCGTGCTGCTCGCGTCGGGCGAAGCGACGACGAAGATACCGGACAGCGGCGTCATAACAGGACACGGCGGCCCCTCGCAGGAGGAGACGCTGAGCTTTGCGATAGCGGCGCAAAAGATGAAGGGCGCCTGCCTGCTCTCGATTGACTCCGAAGGCACGGACGGCACGACGCCGGTCGCGGGAGGAATCACAGACTCCCAGAGCTACGCCGCGGCGCAGAAAAGCGGCGCGGACGTCTACGCGGCGCTCAGGGGGCACGCTGCGTACGAGGCGCTGCTGAAGATGGGCGACGTCGTCTTCACCGGCAACACCGGCACGAATCTCTGCGACTTCAACGTGATGTACGTACCCAAGGCAGAATAGTAGAATTTAGAATTCCGGAAGGAGAACGCCATGTCTAAAATAACCGAAGTAAAGGCGAGGCAACTCATAGACTGTAAATGTCGCCCGATGGTTGAGGTCGACGTGATCACCGAGAAGGGCTCTTTAGGGCGCGGCAGCGCTCCTACGGGAAGCTCCGTCGGCATGTACGAATCGTTCGTGCTCAGGGACGGCGACCCGAAAGAATACGACGGGCTAAGCGTCCACAACGCCGTTCGGAACGTGAACGAGATAATCGCCCCCGCGCTGATAGGAAAAGAAGTGAAGGACCAGGCGGGGTTAGACCGGATAATGATCGACCTCGACGGCACGTCCGACAAGCGCCGGCTCGGGGGCAACGCGATATACAGCGCCTCGATAGCCGCCTTCCGCGCAGCCGCGGAGGATGAAAAAACGCCGCTCTACGAATATATCGCGGAAGGGCCGGTCAAAAGCGTCCCCATCCCG of the Synergistes jonesii genome contains:
- a CDS encoding ATP-binding cassette domain-containing protein, producing the protein MDLEIRAGEWVALLGSNGSGKTTLLKILSALLAPTQGSSFICGGGSERPAANRSARCAIVFQNPEDQIVASTLEEEAAFGPENLGCPTEEIRGRVSESLAACGLAGMETRLVSSLSGGQKQRLALAGALAMHPAAILLDEALSMLDPQSRRAFTEIIAAEHAKGKTIVQVTHRLEEIRGAERVLMLKEGKIALDMRREDFFKMKGSELSELGLDLPPLERLCEGLKGDGLLPEGCAPEICAVEKCLNDAFGR
- a CDS encoding ATP-binding cassette domain-containing protein, whose translation is MTLSVDNISYSYNKGLPTECEALRGVSFRAESGILSVIGHTGSGKSTLAQHLNALIIPQSGSVTVDGADTSGSPAEVRSVRKKVGLVFQYPEQQIFAESVEEEISFAPKNWGLDEEGVKKSVAEALAAVSLSAEFLPLQPHNLSGGQKRKIAIASVIAAKPSYLVLDEPTAGLDCVSARELEALLAKFAAEGMGIIHITHDVELALRISSEILILEEGRVVFCGAPEECAKFLCSAPVKGLVLPDVLELSKRLASSGVVDKLEWSAEALLERLKEKWRARTK
- a CDS encoding energy-coupling factor transporter transmembrane component T family protein; the protein is MARADKVAFGQFIPADTPVHALDPRAKILMTAAVIVLLFVTRSAASFLLWLLLLLFLSRLSKIPARTLFSSAKPVFILIIFTSLLHIFATPGELLFRIFGFSATKEGFMLAFLISLRLALLVMYASLLTLTTSPARISDGLEGLMSPLAHIGVPAHDIAMMITIALRFIPTLFEETSRIIKAQKSRGADFETGGPIKRARAYIPVLVPLFVIIFRRAENLAVAMEARGYNGGSGRTKLKPLHWRRSDSAAIALLSALSALIIFGERFLAK
- the truA gene encoding tRNA pseudouridine(38-40) synthase TruA; its protein translation is MTRYAAEISYDGGKFFGWQVQPGLPTVQLALENALSLINGSAVAVAGAGRTDAGVHARAQVCSFDMAREWEPRRLVLAVNAHLPEGVSVMRAATAPEDFHARFCAKEREYRYFIWNESTIYPHLEGRVFWLKQKRFDWGRAAEAAKYLAGTHDFANFSHAEENVKDTFRTVTRIRLYRRPPLIVFQIRGDGFLHNMVRITLGNMELAASGLIEPHEITGLLDRSKARSDGGRTYPACGLYLWKIGYRGDIWKKAAPR
- a CDS encoding NAD(P)-dependent oxidoreductase; its protein translation is MIVYAKGMDNDIYMRHIKEFAKANPRHRFTSKEERNADVVLTEELSTEEIGLYPKLKAVFAPIVGKNKFAVKELERREIKTFFIEGTPEIVAEHALALALAVMGKIALHDRNMKERDSWSFDDSYWDSLFGAKAAILGAGRIGGMIASYLRPFKCDITAFDKRSRECGGLFDRTTDDLREAISGAEVIFAALELNDETFHIIGKEELELMKGAYLINIARAGLVDEEALDFAVKNCLLKGFAADPWYEYPASYPEGGGGACDDCAPSRFDFYKSPRVVCTPHTGTQTLRAREVYISQILRRLESYLNAG
- a CDS encoding TRAP transporter small permease codes for the protein MLAAFDKLINRMYKVILYILILLGLVMLVIAWAHVFYRYVLNDSLTWSEELLKIMLVWFCLLSTTIIAAQRGHVSIVVFKEMMPKSVNKFVTFVAQLLMFLASLVVLGIGMQFVAAAGVRLTPALRMPYRYAFAAIPASFAILSLYELRNTLADLLKGPKTAVKVNEN
- a CDS encoding TRAP transporter substrate-binding protein codes for the protein MKKVTTAAIISILALMLSVSGALAAQKVNVRISACNSLTHPQTIGLDVMKRYVEAKTGGNVVIKIFPNSQLGSEEESLSQVQTGSLEMATASIGPVTTFQKKFFVLDIPFLFNSYNEAWMVMDSKVGRDLLDSLEQSGLKGLCFMENGFRHVTSSVKPINTIADFKGLKIRTMQAPMHMANFAALGANPTPVPWSELYLSMQQKIVDGEENPIANMWDLNMYEVQKYVSLTRHIYDGMPLVANLKWFNKLPKEYQEAIMVGAILGQNYSRFVNAGREDAILAKLKQKGMKINTPTAAAMNEIKKKSQPVVIEKVKKETSKEYVDKFLKDVNAVKADTLKGLK
- a CDS encoding TRAP transporter large permease, with translation MELFTLVICFLCMMVIGVPIAYNLIISSLAYMLAAGYPIIVIAQKMYEGMNSFSFLAVPFFVLTGQLMLKGKLLETLIDFVNALFGRYHGAIAMVTIGASLLMGSIVGLAVAAAASLGVFLIPMMKKEGYSPAFSAGVMSSASLLGPIMPPSVLMILYCMAVGRTSIAGLFMAAVVPAILISGAQIIIANRIAAKRGYKPYRRTTWEEKMRATKKALPALMLPVIILGGIFSGIFTITEASAVAVLYSGILAFFVNRAVKLKDIPEMFLDAASTTGLVLLLSGAGSVMAWAIANERVLDSLIGPMSAMPWWLFLLCVNVVLLVVGCFMDDYASIVILAPIIAPIAWELGIDPIHIGLVICVNLVVGLATPPFGITLFVTSPIAGVKIEDTVKEAIPFVAATMAVLLLVTFVPQVSLFLPRLAGY
- a CDS encoding tyramine oxidase subunit B — protein: MDNRIEFIYLSEPDTIKLGIMDAPGWVDVCEEVFTLLAKGDYLMGGSNHNSHGMGIIFPKESPFPNMPVAGPDRRFFAMPAYLGGRFDVCGNKWYGSNAANTKRGLPRSILTVLINDKETGAPLCHMSANLLSATRTGAIPGVAVRHLARKDSKAVAVVGCGPINKSCFRHLITQAPQVEKVFCYDLFIEKAQALAEWIKKEYGIKAEAASELPDALKDADIVTVAASRIKPLHIESSWLKKGVLLMLTGPAKGDDKLWTESKIVYDNIKLHEAYVEEAYASGDVAGYYAGVIGGPLYTLIDQGKLAKLEDSTDIGNVILGKKPGRTNDEENIVFVACGMAVFDVACGFELYQRALKQGVGQKLLLWNEPYLK
- a CDS encoding AraC family transcriptional regulator — protein: MKSRPILVDGTLQELTEHGNDSFAMSMDEQHVNAEDFEGVLHWHYEIQITIVVSGSVLFKTQDKEFLIHTGEGIVFNSGCLHEPVPAEEGDCAYVCVNFHPKIVYGYPESLLRHAYVDPVLFSGELQAIPLREKPWHMEICTIMRELARVDMSQAFGYEIRMYSLVLQMWYLIVHNNERLLCKSTPVSFSERQRIKALTGFIHNNYMDAISLADIAASDHISKGECCRIFKRVTGTTPFSYLVSYRIRQSIKLLAMTDLNISEIAQNVGFGSGSYFTECFKREMKCPPLAYRKKLEKSRGDSPTSITFSAKSS
- a CDS encoding glycerate kinase type-2 family protein produces the protein MREKIRNKDVLLSHGDRESRRIVLDITEKTLRRLDAKERIKSIMTLDGDTLRIGIKEWDLSKKKNIYLLGGGKACNHMAMAVDEILGDRLTRGVAIVKIAEDTDVFNKTEVYVGGHPLPNEEGYRASRIMLDIVDRAGPDDLFIVVISGGSSALMSCPIDGISLADEIAVTDVMLKSGANIFEINAIRRHISQMNGGMLAKRIEARGAELIGFGISDAVASPPTGDIGVPYAKYRATPMGPDQTTLDDARRVIRDYDVADKLPKNVVDYLMSAGSERETPKAFPNNTYFLINTLPDSCRYAKEAAEEMGLEAHILTSFLEGEARDVGSVFASIAHEIQSYGNPFKAPCVLLASGEATTKIPDSGVITGHGGPSQEETLSFAIAAQKMKGACLLSIDSEGTDGTTPVAGGITDSQSYAAAQKSGADVYAALRGHAAYEALLKMGDVVFTGNTGTNLCDFNVMYVPKAE